The Lonchura striata isolate bLonStr1 chromosome 9, bLonStr1.mat, whole genome shotgun sequence region AGCACTGGAGAGGATACCTGGCCAGGATGACTCTCTTCAATCTGAAAAGGGCAAAACTGGAGGAAGCCAGAAATAAATCTGCCACAGTCATTCAGGTAATACAATCTAAAGCAAGGAAATACCTTGAAACCTCTTAAAATAGAGCCTTGCTAAGGTCCATTTTTGCTGCTTGCAGCAATTAATGCTTTcatgaaatgtaattttttaaaattattttccccccTTTGCTTTTGAGAGGTTTAGTGAGTTTTTCCCTCCAGAGAGGAATGGTAATGTGCTATTAAATTAACAATTATTCCTTCTTGGTGACTATTTTGGAGTACCATAAGCACTAAAACACAGGATGTTAAACACTTATATAAGGACTGATGAGATTGTTtagattttcttctttgcagCTGCTGAGCATTACTTaaagaagctttaaaaaattttaaaattattctcctAGTATTATGTCACCTGCAGTGGGCGCATTCAGAGTGGCAGACATGGCAATGGTAGTTTGGGCAGTTAATTCAGTTTCTAATGATGCTTTCACCACCACTTACCCAAATGTAAATATTTCACTCCTAAGACTTTTCAGAATCATTTTTAAAGAATCACTGATTTATCAGATAGTGTAAAAGGGAATCTGCTGTTGCCCGGGCAAATGGAAGCTTTTCCCATAattgaaaatgctgaaaaaccatttagcttttgctttttttcttttttttaaatagatttcTGGAATTTACTTCCTAGGGATTAAGAGCCAGAGATGAGCTCGGTTGGTTAGAGCATGGCACCAATATGTCAGGGTTTGATCCTGGTATGGGCCATTCAGTCAAGTCTAGGACTcaatccttgtgggtcccttcctgTCACAGTTGAGATGGATGTGACTCGACACACAGAAGTTCCCATGGCAATAGTAAATTTTACTGAGTATGGTTCCCTTTTATATGGCTTTCAAAAACCCACGTGGTTGGTCCTAATTGACTGAATTTGGTAACACCCAGCTCACTGGCCAATGACTGCCTGCATCTGTGCTCACTGGGGATTGGCTGGCATCTCTTGTTTGAATTTTAATCTCCTGGTTCCCAGTGCCTTTTCCTAGGGATGCTTAATACTTTTCCCTAACAGCATAGACTGGTCCAGTTCTAATAAGGGTTATCTATGACTGTGAGGCCTCCAGGGCAGCTGTTAGCTGTCAcaccttccaactcagaatactCTGTGGTTCTGATAAGTATAGGAATAAGAAATCTTAACTAGTCTGAAGATGACAGTCCTCATTCATGCTTAACTCAACATACTATGAAGAAAATActaagttttttttctttttttttttatctgcaggCTTATTGGAGGAGATACTCTGCAAGGAGAAGATACTTACAGCTAAGACACTGTATTATTTTTGTACAAGCGAGGATAAGGATGGTGAAGTCTGTTGCTGCATATAAACAAATTGTTGGGGCTACAGTTACAATTCAGAGACATCTGCGTGCAACTAAGTTGGCAAAAATAAATCGACAAAGATACCAAATCCTAAAGTCTTCAGCACTTACTATTCAGTCTGCATTCAGAAGAtggagaaaatacaaaattcagcagaaaattaAAGCAGCTTTGGTGATTCAGAGTTATTTCCGAAAATGGCGATCTTCAAAACTGGCTAAGAGAAAGAGGGCTGCCCTTGTCATACAGTCTTGGTACAGGATGCACAGGGACCTGAAGCAGTATCTACATGTTAAGCAAAGTGTTATCAAGATTCAGGCTTGGTACAGGGGTCAGCTGGCCAGACATGTTTACCAGGAGAACAGGGCAAAAATAGTGACAATTCAGCAGTATTACAGAGCTTATAAACTGGCCAAAGGTGAGAGAGAGTCTTATTTGCAAAAGcgtgcagcagtgatagttctCCAAGCTGCTTTTAGGGGCATGAAGGCACGAGAGCTGTACAGACAAGCAAAAGCAGCTTGTGTTATTCAATCACTGTGGAGAATGAAACGAGAGAAACAAAGATTCCTGCagttaaaaaaatctgttactATGTTGCAGTCACATGTGAGAAGATACCAACAAGTGAAAAGATACAAAGAGATTAAAAATGCTGCTTCTGTAATTCAGACCCGGTatagggcacacgtggcagctAAAAAAGCAGGTGCTGCTTTCCAGAGGGTGCGCCTGGCTGCCATTGTTCTCCAGTCTGCCTACAGAGGGATGCAAGCCAGGAGACAGGCTTGTATCCTGAGATCTGTGATCAAAATTCAGTCCAGTTTCCGTGCTTATGTTGCCCGGAAGAGATTTAAAAACTTGAGAGATGCCACAGTGAAGATTCAAGCTCTTGCAAAGATGAGGCAAGTCCGTAAGCATTACTGTGCACTGAGGGAAGCAGTGCTTTATGTCCAGAGAAGGTATCGTTCTCGGAGATGTGCTCTTCAGTTTAAAGAGGATTATAGGAAATTGAAGAGAGGTTGCATAAGAATTCAGGCTCTAGTTCGAGGCTATCTTGTGAGGAAACAAATACAGAGGTGGAGGGAGGCTGCAATATTACTTCAGGCCTGCTACAGAATGAAAAGGGACCGGCAACGCTACTTAAGCATCTATAGTGCTGCCACTGTCATTCAACAACATTATCGTGCCTGCAAAAAGACCCAGTGTCACAGGCAGGAGTTCTTGCAAGTTAGAAAAGCAGCTGTGTGCTTACAGGCAGCCTACAGGGGCTATAAAACACGCAAAAAGCTCAAACTTGAATGCAGAGCTGCTATTAAAATTCAGACTGCCTTTAGAGCTCACGCTGCACGAGTGAAACACAAGGCAATGGTTCAGGCCTCCATTGTAATTCAGAGGTGGTACAGAAATTGTAAGGGTGGTAAGAGACAAAGACTGAACTTCTTGATGACAAGAGCAGCAGTGCTTTCTTTACAAGCAGCTTTTCGTGGCTGGAGGGTACGAAAGCAGATTCAAAGACAGCACGTTGCTGCTACTAAGATACAGTCTACCTTCAGAAAATTCATGGCTGTGAAGAAATTCAGGCTTGTGAAGCATGCTGTGCTAACCATCCAAAGGCATTACAGAGCCACGGTTCTAGGCCAGAGACAACGGCAAGAATACATTCATCTGCGAAATGCTGCAGTGTGTCTTCAGGCACTATGGAGGGGGAAAGTTGTGAGAAGAACCATTCAGAAGAAACATCATCTTGCAACAATTATTCAGTCCTATTACAGAATGCACATAAATCAACTAAAATACAAGAAACTAAGACAAGCCACTATGGTGATTCAGAAATACTATAGAGCCTACtgtatgaaaaaaacccaacgtTTAATTTATCTACAAACCAAGGCAGCTGTGTTAGTCTTGCAGTCTGCTTACCGTGGGATGACTGTGAGGAGACAACTGAACAAACTAAACAAAGCTGCAACAACTATACAAGCTGCCTTCAAATCTTACTTGGTCAAGAAGGAATATGGAAGACTTAGATCTGCAGCTATAGCCATTCAAAGGCGTTACCGTGCAATTACTCATGCTAAATGTCAAAGGCAGAGGtatttgtctttaaaaagagTCACAGTCCAAGTGCAGGCAATCTACAGAGGTGTAAGAGTGAGACGGCAAGTTCGGTGTATGCACCAAGCAGCTGTTTGCATCCAAGCCATGTTTAAGATGTATTGCATGAGCATCAAGTATCAGTCAATGAGAATGGCAGCAATAAGAATTCAAAGGCAATACAGAGCAATTTGTTTAGGTCAAGTACAACGCAAAAAGTACTTGGAACTAAAGAAGTCTGTTGTTATCCTCCAAGCTGCTTACAGAGGAATGAAAGTCCGACAAGACCTAAAAACTATGCACCAGTCAGCAGCAATAATCCAGTCCTATTATCGGATGCACAAACAACAGAGGAATTTCAGAAAGTTGTTGCTTGCAACGAGGCAGATTCAGCAGTGGTTCCGTGCTTGTAAGGAAAGAGATGCACAAGTTCACAAATACATGATTGTGAAAAATGCTGTACTGCACATCCAGGCTGCATTCCGTGGAATGAAAACAAGAAGACTTCTCAGAACCATGAATGTATCAGCTGCGATTATTCAAAGAAGGTTTAGAACTTtccttgaaagaaaatgttttctttccattaaGTCAGCTGCTATTGTAGTTCAGAGAAAATACAGAGCAACAAAAATAGCAAATAGTCAGCGTCAAAAATATCTCTCTCTCCTTAATGCTGCTGTTATCATACAGTCTGCTTATAGAGGATTTgtggtaaggaaaaaaatgcagcaaatgCATCAAGCTGCTACAGTTATTCAAGCAATGTTAAGAATGCATAAAATTTACACTTCTTATCAAGCACTCAGGCTTGCTTCAGTAATCATACAGCAACGTTATCGAGCTTACAGGGAAGGGAAGCGTGAGAGAGAAAAGTACTTAAAACTGTGCAATTCTGTTTTAGTTCTTCAAGCTGCCTACAGAGGAATGAAAATAAGATGCTTCCTGAAGAGACAACGTGAGGCAGCGCTTACAATACAGAGAAACTACCGAATGTATAGGCAGTACTGTCATTATAGGAAAGTTCAGTGGGCAGCCCAGCTAATACAGAGGAGGTACAGAGCCCACAGGCTCAGGAAAATTGCTGTAGAGCATTACACTTCATTGAAGAAAGCAGCAACTTGTATACAGAGGGCTTTTCGAGACATGCAAGTGAGAAAACAACAGCAAGAAATGCACCATGCTGCAACTGTGGTTCAGAAAAACTTTAAAGCCTTCAGAGAACGTCAGAGATATCTCTCTCTTAAAGCAGCTACTCTTGTTTTTCAGAGAAGGTACCGAGCTTTGGCTCTGGCAAGGCAGCATGCTTTGGAATATCACTCTCTCCGCAGAGCAGCTATTCACATCCAGGCTGTGTACAGAGGTGTCAGGGTGAGAAGGAGTCTCAAGCACATGCATTCAGCTGCCAGTACAATACAGGCATCCTACAGAATGCTCAGGGATAGAAGGGCTTATCAGAATATGAGAATTGCAGCTATGCTTATACAGAACTACTACCGATGCTATTTGAAAGGAAAGAACCAACGCAAGAAGTATCTGACAATGAGAAATTCTGTTCTTGTTATCCAAGCAGCATACAGGGGCATGAGGGCACGTCAGGAACTGAAACTCCTGCATGTTTCAGCACTTGTAATACAGTCCAGCTATCGCATGTATGTACAACGTAGGTGTTACaaacagctgtgctgggctgccaCGGTCACACAGCAGAGGTTCAGAGCCAAAATGGCAAGAGAAGCTGCCACGAGAAATTATGCAGAAATAAGAAAGGCTGTCATTTGCCTTCAAGCTGCTTTTCGTGCTAGGAAAGCCAGGCAGTTGTATAAAGCCAATGTTGCTGCACGGCACATTCAGTCATTCCTAAGAATGTGCATGGAGAGGAGACGCTTTCTTAGGCAGAAATCAGCAGCAATAATGATCCAGTCCGTGTTCCGATGCTGGAGAGCCCGGACGTGCTATGTACTGCTCCGGAGCTCAGCAGTTGCTGTTCAGAGCTGGTACAGGGGGTGTCTCAGGGCTCGTGCACAGAGGGCACAGTACTTGGCTCAAAGACAAGCCATAGTAGTTATTCAGTCTGCCTTCCGAGCtatgaaagcaagaaaaacagcaaGGCAGCTAAGAGCTGCAAGAAAgattcagtcttttcttcagATGGCTCTGCAGCGTAGAAGATACATCCAACTCAGAGCAGCAACTGTTACATTGCAATCCTATTACTTAATGCATAAATGTAAGTCACAGTATATGAGCTATAGAAGAGCAGCAGTTGTCCTGCAGCGGCACTACCGATCCCACCTGATTGTGAAGCAGCAGAGAATGGCTTACTTACAAACCCGGAGGAACGTTGTCCTTGTGCAGGCCACAGTCAGAGGATACATCGAAAGGAAGAGGTTTCACAAAATGAAAGCAAGCACAATTAAAATTCAGGTACTTCTGAATGAATAGTACTGGGATTTGcgtgttttgtttttcatttagaGGTGTTTTAAAGATCTACTGGTTTTGCAAACCACAGTTTAAAACTAAATAGAATTAGTTTCGCAGTTCAGTGAAATAGAACTGTTTCACTTCTACAATTCTTCACAGTAGAAGTGTACTACAGGGCAGATATATAAAGCTTACTACCACAGTACACACAAATAAGGTTCTTTAAGACAACTGAATTTCACCTCTAAATATTGGTGGcttaattaatgttttctttgatGAGAATATGAATGAAAGCTCTCTTCATGAGAAGGGCACGGGTAGCAGGTATAAAGTGATATAAATGGCAAAACCCAAAATTGCTACATTCCTAAGGACTCATATTTAGGAAGGTGTGAGTAAATCAACCATATTAGTATTCCTAGGTTTACTAATTGACCCTAGACTAATCAAAGTGTCTAACTGAccttttaaagaggaaagtaaggaggaaaattcccccaaatcaaggaagaaagggaaataatatCTCATAATAATTTGTGTCCCTGAGAAGCCTGATCTAAggggtatccctgcccatgttGGGTGGTTTGGAACTAGGCTATcgtaaaggtcccttccaatccaaactatTCTAGGATTCTATGTGAATGTCTTAGGTTGGTTTTACTCTATTGTTGGAGACCACACGTTCTACTTAACTAATAGAAATCAGATGTGctttcctcacctccatgttttGGGGGGATTGGTATCTGCTTAGTTATTTTCTGAATGTTTAACTTATACATCCTGAACAATAGGAGGATGGTTACTTTCCTTAAaaggtagaaaaaaataattacttttgaCATTGGAAATATGTTTATTTAATTGTTGCTTTTATAGCAAGCCAGTGAGTACAGCTGTACAtagaaaaatgcaaacattcCCAGCTGATATGATGCAAGTGGTGAAATATTCAaagtttgtctttttctttgaaGGCCTCTTTCCGTGGGTTTCTTGAGAGACAGAAATATCTTCTGTGCAAATTTTCTGCTGTGTTAATACAGCAGCACTACAGAGCCCATCGGATGCGAAATATTGATCAACACAGATTTCATCAAATGAAAAAAGCTGCTATCACAATTCAGGTAATCATAaaagtggggttttttgagtgtttgtttgggttttttaatcttttgcatttatttcttcaCAATAGAGTTATTTTTGCAGACTAATGGTAAAGAGCAGCATTTGTGGTATTTCCCTGAATCTGTTCCACTTGCTTTTGAAAACATCTTCTAGTTGTGAGAACTTAACTATTTGTACTATTTTAGATgtagaaatcccaaaaattgtTCCTGTTGATGtgatatttttaattgtgttcATTCCATTAacagttctgatttttttctttatttttatttctcttaataGGCAGCATACAGAGGTTATAAAGCCAGGCAGTGGGTTAACAAAATGAGAGCAGCACGAGCCATCCAAGTCTGGTTCCCAGGTCACAAGGCATGGAAAGAATACCCCCTGTCTGTGCTCAGAGCTACCCTTGTCATCCAGAGTCACCTCAGAGCCAAACAGCTTCGGACACGGTAATGCCCAATCTGAGATGCATCATTCCACTTTGTAAAGCTTTTGCTATGTAATTCTTTAGTGCTGCACTGCACTCTTTAGAACTCTTCAGGTTCTCagcctctgcccctgcagcatcCTTGTAATGTGTGTGAGTATAACCCTATTGGTGCAGGTGGGGTTGCTCTTTTGCACAAGATTTTCATTACATTTAATCACTTTCCTGGAATGGAAACTCCTTCACAAGTTTAAATTATGTGTATTGGGGCTCTAGAAAGAGTAGGCCTTGATCTTTTTTTCACTTCTCTcttttgcaagaaaaatgtccTGGATATTGTTAAAATTCCAGCATACAACTTGTAGGTTGAAaaactatttaattttaatcCACAATGCAATACTTAAACTGGTTTATGTTTATTTTGCTATGAGGTCAGCCTCGTAGCTCATCTCCTTCTGAACTGTCCCATGCCAGTAGCAGTTGGGGATGCTGTTCAGGGATACAAGGTCCTCCCTCAGCATCCCTGCTTTTTAAACATCCCTGCCTATTCCTGTTATTAACCTTTTATGGACCTGTTGTATGTCAATCTGTCCAATGCCTTTCAAACTGCTGTGTTCCTCCCCAGCCTCCTTTGGCAGTAAGTTAGGAAAATACCTCCTATGGGAAAGCAGAAAGTGTCTTCTGTTTAAACCACTCCTTCTGCCAGTGTTGCTGGCTATCCCATTTTCTGATGTTCCAAGATCTGTTTGAGAACAGCTGTGCTTTCCCAATATCTATCTTAATGATTTTATAAACCATCACTGTTTTCTtacttaaaaatgcatttctattttAGGTTTTTGAAAATGAAGTCCTGTGCCCTTACCATTCAAAGAGCCTGGAGAGCGACCTGCACTGCACGAAGGCTTCGGCAGCAGTTTCTGGCAACCAGGAGTGCTGCAGTCAAGATTCAGTTGGCATACAGGCAGTACAGGGCCAGGAGGCTTCTAAGAGAGGTATGTTTTGCACTCTGATGTGGCATGGTTGCATGAAAAGTTTTCAATGTATTTGATTTTTGTCATCAATGTGCAGAAGCATAGAAAGGGTGGAACCTGAGTGAAGATTGTTCAAATAAAAGGTGTTTCATCTCCAAAATATGAAATAGCCTTTTTTGCTTTAAGcaaaaaatttgattttgaaTAGTTCCAATTGTTGAATTATCCCTGTATATAGAGATaccaaaataaaatgccaaagtTTCTGCTGGCTGTATTGCTTGCAAAAGATTAAGCCCATATTTTGACCCCATTTAGGTAAATGAAAAGACCTTCCAAACTGTGAAAGTGCATTTTATATAAACTGCTACTGTATGAGTTTACTTGCACTTCTCATTCCATTTTTGTTCTTATGATGGGAAAAAACCCCTAgaactaaaaataaacatatacTAATCCTGACACGAATGAACAAATTTTAATTATCAATGCATTCTTTGGTATCTTTTTCAGAAGCACCAGGCTGCATGTCTGATCCAGAGTGCATATAGAGGTTTCAAGACAAGAAGGAAATATGTTCAacaaaaagctgctgctgtaaTTATCCAAAAACATCTGCGGGCTTGGCAGGAAGGCAGGCTTCAATTTGTGAAATACAACAAGACTAGAAGAGCTGTCATTAAACTGCAAGCATTTATCCGGGGTTATTTAGTCAGGAAAAAGGTTGGTATAATTCAAACTTTGCTTTGGATGTAAAGTATCTCTAGACCTGTTTTACCATTAATTCTGACTGGCAAAGAGAGGAAATCTTCATTTATTGGTGTTGCAATTAAGTTCTTTTTTGCTGCTTTGGGTATTGGTTGGGGCCAGAATAGATCAAACTCAGTTTGAGCCTTTTCTTACAATTCTTTAGAACTAAAATAGATTTTCACTGTTGGGTGTTGTTTTAGCTTCTGAGATCTTTGTGGCTTACCTATAATTGATAATTCTGCACACATAGGCTTGCCATTTATTGATGATGTTTCTTACAATCACTTCTCTGTGTTACCATTTAGAGACCTAGTACTGCAGAGTGGTGGCTTACTTTAGTTCTGATTTTCATTATCTAATGTTATATTGCTGTGGACTATGTTCTTTGTGTGAACATCCAGCTACCTCAGAGTATGAAAATTAATGATGTTCcccattttgttttccttctacagatttcagaacagaaacaaaagaaaagactTCTTTATTTTGCAGCAGCTGCATATCATCATATCTCTGCAATTAAAATTCAAAGGGCCTACAGAATTCATCTCACCTTAAAACTTGCTCAAACCCAGATCTCATCTGTTCTTATAATACAGGTTGGTCTGATTAAGGCTGAATGATTTGTGTAATAGTCTAACTGGTTTTCTATGAGCTAAGCTGTAGCACTAAGACAATGTAGTTCCTTCACATGTGAAAATAAAGCTAAATTATGGAGACTTATTAAATAAGTGATTTATTAAATAATACTGCTTATACACAGCTAAGCAAGCTCTGGAGGCTTAAGCATTTTAAAGCTGAGAATGGATAGGAAAGTTTATTTCCTTCAGACTGTCAAGCTTGCTAAAGAAATCTGAGTGCTGTCTTAGCCTATTTCTTTATGTCCTACTGGAGGTAGAAAAGATCAGACACAACAACCTGTAGGGTTTGTGAAATGTAGAGCATCTCCTTACATGAATAATCCCTTGAGATACTGTGATTTATTTGGTTGGATGCTTCTGATCTAGCAGTGGTATCAGAGCCAGTGTAGGTTGCAGGATTTTAATAAAACCAGGTTTTACTTATCTAAGAACAAAATCACAATCAGGTCTGTATTGCAGCACTaccaaaatttttaaattatttgcagGTCTCCGAAGTGAACATTAGCTTAGTTCCAGTATGGGAAATCAGCACTAGATAAATGGAGAGCCTGAAATGGGAGCTCTGAAATAGGTGTTCTCTGGTCAAGGATGTCATGGCAAACTTTGCCCTACTACATCTCCATATATAAAAATCTGTTCTTTTTCCCTATAAGTTAGTTTTTTCCTTTAGGGCAAGAGAGGATGGatggaaaagtatttttttgctCTGATTTGGCACACAGTACCCTGTGTCCCTTCTTTGTTTACAGAAGGGAAgaaacagagctgggaaatgaggaaagTGGCATGGTGGTTCTTAAAAGCCAGCCAAGAGAGAACTCCTAGGTCATAGTAAGCTGGACACAAGTATAAACTGGGAGAGTTACATACTTTATCTTTCGGTCAGCCCTGAAGACTGGTCAGACAGTCGGTCTGAATGATCATTGTAGGTCCCTTCTAATTGAAAACTGTTCTATATATCCCCTTGTCTACCTTTCTCTCCTCAGAATGCTTCCCTAGTGTGTCAAGGGACATATAGGCTGCATATTAGGAAAAAGGTTTTTAgagaaagggtgataaagttctggaatggtctgcccagggaggtggtggagtcaccatccctagatggtttaaaaaaagactggatgtggcactgggtggcagcatttagttgaggtgttggggaatgggttggactcaatgatctttaaggtctcttccaacccagttaTTCTGTGACTTCTGTGAGAATTCCTATTAAGATTTCATTCTGCAGTCTTGTATTTCAGCTACCCAAGCCCTATCAGAGTCCTGGAGGTTATTTATGACTGGCGATGTTTATAGTACCTGTATTTATCAAAGCTAGTGTTAAAACACTCACTTTTTATCAGTGCTCAATTAgggtgggaaaagggaacaTAG contains the following coding sequences:
- the ASPM gene encoding abnormal spindle-like microcephaly-associated protein — encoded protein: MAAGSAAAAARGDRNLGRRRWALRGGEEDADEDPAVLVLSYFSRPPFLSFGRLRVGASRTRLLAIDNPNEDDADVVIDRFPAAARGFSIEHRRFFVEAGQRIFVSVTWTPLEEGKIRELVSFVVNDVVKHQAVLLGAAEQPPKKRKSLWDALKKKNSSATSAVKVKKSTSEIENVNKTFQVSQKVDRLRSPLQSCENQNTVQNSTSQGNDPLAGSENQLPPSPIASVPKEHGSTVHTPLALRRSTAFADIAASGNKELLPEADICTINKCVTDHSQLQPESASSFAGLAQLPISTDGGVLNFTLSPVSTLEHSASAPVLSTRRILSPDAFVNDNYQVDIDVIEKPFPILSPDQFVKDSLSDKPSKTPKPEAALISSTTQTYVVKRFQPSKWKKDGGVETETHVHIERNLNEVSELHKVKSQAFDCDKPKEHHCSYPSAEVLQTDNPSQKECTKKRPILSATVIKSKRGAAEETRTETHQPKSKKCLNKAIAGCAKVVPGHMEAETSKHLPVTAPFSSENKCHNDKVNSSPTGSTSTCRKRKSETCVGNRVTAPVHVEEVKRKRALTSSTDNQTRTTRGPSAFKPMSGERVGQRKKAGSSLQKTSKAAKRISKPVPGLAQSHLTFVKPLRTVIPRHPMPFAAKNMFYDERWKEKQQRGFTWWLNFVLTPDDFNVKTNTSQVNAAALILGEENHHKRSLPKAPTKDEASLKAYTARRKLNRLRRQACRLFTSESMVRAIQKLEVEIETRRLLVRRDRHLWKDIGERQKILNWLLSYNPLWLRIGLETIYGELIALESNSDVMGLAIFILNRLLWNPDIATEYRHPLVPHLYREGHEEALSKFTLKKLLLLVCFLDCAKQSRMIDHDPCLFCKDAEFKASKDLLLAFSRDFLSGEGDLSRHLGFLGLPVSHVQTPLDEFDFAVTNLAVDLQCGIRLVRTVELLTKNWNLSKQLRVPAISRLQKMHNVEIVLNVLKERGVHLKDETGASIDSRDIVDRHRERTLALLWKIVFAFQVDVSLNVEHLKEEIEFLKNTHRTKALLGASKTYPNYFRIQEDSSSISSQTYSENVKLLMAWVNAVCRFYNIKVENFTVCFSDGRVLCHLIHHYHPCYMPLEAVCQRTTQTVECSRTVTVGLNSSSSSESDTSLNVVEETFDQTETPSVLYKELLDNEKQNFQLINAAVSDLGGIPAMIHHADMSNTIPDEKVVITYLSFLCSRLLDLRQETRAARLIQAAWRKYRMKRELKLSQERDRAARIIQKSAMNFLARRRILRKEEAAIFIQKHWRGYLARMTLFNLKRAKLEEARNKSATVIQAYWRRYSARRRYLQLRHCIIFVQARIRMVKSVAAYKQIVGATVTIQRHLRATKLAKINRQRYQILKSSALTIQSAFRRWRKYKIQQKIKAALVIQSYFRKWRSSKLAKRKRAALVIQSWYRMHRDLKQYLHVKQSVIKIQAWYRGQLARHVYQENRAKIVTIQQYYRAYKLAKGERESYLQKRAAVIVLQAAFRGMKARELYRQAKAACVIQSLWRMKREKQRFLQLKKSVTMLQSHVRRYQQVKRYKEIKNAASVIQTRYRAHVAAKKAGAAFQRVRLAAIVLQSAYRGMQARRQACILRSVIKIQSSFRAYVARKRFKNLRDATVKIQALAKMRQVRKHYCALREAVLYVQRRYRSRRCALQFKEDYRKLKRGCIRIQALVRGYLVRKQIQRWREAAILLQACYRMKRDRQRYLSIYSAATVIQQHYRACKKTQCHRQEFLQVRKAAVCLQAAYRGYKTRKKLKLECRAAIKIQTAFRAHAARVKHKAMVQASIVIQRWYRNCKGGKRQRLNFLMTRAAVLSLQAAFRGWRVRKQIQRQHVAATKIQSTFRKFMAVKKFRLVKHAVLTIQRHYRATVLGQRQRQEYIHLRNAAVCLQALWRGKVVRRTIQKKHHLATIIQSYYRMHINQLKYKKLRQATMVIQKYYRAYCMKKTQRLIYLQTKAAVLVLQSAYRGMTVRRQLNKLNKAATTIQAAFKSYLVKKEYGRLRSAAIAIQRRYRAITHAKCQRQRYLSLKRVTVQVQAIYRGVRVRRQVRCMHQAAVCIQAMFKMYCMSIKYQSMRMAAIRIQRQYRAICLGQVQRKKYLELKKSVVILQAAYRGMKVRQDLKTMHQSAAIIQSYYRMHKQQRNFRKLLLATRQIQQWFRACKERDAQVHKYMIVKNAVLHIQAAFRGMKTRRLLRTMNVSAAIIQRRFRTFLERKCFLSIKSAAIVVQRKYRATKIANSQRQKYLSLLNAAVIIQSAYRGFVVRKKMQQMHQAATVIQAMLRMHKIYTSYQALRLASVIIQQRYRAYREGKREREKYLKLCNSVLVLQAAYRGMKIRCFLKRQREAALTIQRNYRMYRQYCHYRKVQWAAQLIQRRYRAHRLRKIAVEHYTSLKKAATCIQRAFRDMQVRKQQQEMHHAATVVQKNFKAFRERQRYLSLKAATLVFQRRYRALALARQHALEYHSLRRAAIHIQAVYRGVRVRRSLKHMHSAASTIQASYRMLRDRRAYQNMRIAAMLIQNYYRCYLKGKNQRKKYLTMRNSVLVIQAAYRGMRARQELKLLHVSALVIQSSYRMYVQRRCYKQLCWAATVTQQRFRAKMAREAATRNYAEIRKAVICLQAAFRARKARQLYKANVAARHIQSFLRMCMERRRFLRQKSAAIMIQSVFRCWRARTCYVLLRSSAVAVQSWYRGCLRARAQRAQYLAQRQAIVVIQSAFRAMKARKTARQLRAARKIQSFLQMALQRRRYIQLRAATVTLQSYYLMHKCKSQYMSYRRAAVVLQRHYRSHLIVKQQRMAYLQTRRNVVLVQATVRGYIERKRFHKMKASTIKIQASFRGFLERQKYLLCKFSAVLIQQHYRAHRMRNIDQHRFHQMKKAAITIQAAYRGYKARQWVNKMRAARAIQVWFPGHKAWKEYPLSVLRATLVIQSHLRAKQLRTRFLKMKSCALTIQRAWRATCTARRLRQQFLATRSAAVKIQLAYRQYRARRLLREKHQAACLIQSAYRGFKTRRKYVQQKAAAVIIQKHLRAWQEGRLQFVKYNKTRRAVIKLQAFIRGYLVRKKISEQKQKKRLLYFAAAAYHHISAIKIQRAYRIHLTLKLAQTQISSVLIIQSWFRAKIQRRRFLRDYQRVVVLQRALRGWLNRRSEAAAVIQRNARAFLARRRRRRLAVGIIKFQALWRGYSWRKMTDTAKTRALRRSLEKANEKSREENKLGNRTSIAIDHLLKYKHLSYILAALKHLEVATRLSPLCCENMAQSRAIFSIFLLIRSCNRSVPCMDVIRYSVQVLLNVSKYERTTQAVYEAENSIDTLLDLLQMYRGKAGDKVSEKGGSIFTKTCCLLAILSKDSKRALEIRGMPRTVSCIQSLYKLTARKHRMDAERTLVKEKTNTALGGSSSVPVTPLRIKTVSRIKPDWVLRKDNMQEIMDPLQAILMVMDTLGIACY